The proteins below come from a single Penaeus monodon isolate SGIC_2016 chromosome 23, NSTDA_Pmon_1, whole genome shotgun sequence genomic window:
- the LOC119588305 gene encoding calcium-dependent protein kinase 1-like codes for MAFEAEFLDLMASAGIQTVDADVRTEKKEFDEDFLQIVDSLGIQRDATLSIPRRLLETEVNALARFCVDFHIRLVSGEQLRGCLGVAPRQLGKGGFGTTFLNLEKELVVKQAQNLEAFRSFIVEAKAMTLMAEHDGFQRLVGVCPERMCMVTRYAGHTLDAHVLGRLHTEQRMSVVRQVCNIVQSMHKHGLAHNDIKPANVCVRMGAGGARVTVIDFGLTMVAGTLPRLQIQWNPRLPYAPEICGSERKGPCGCLSDVYAVGKLLQFVFSGNQQMPQLLRRWFSKSQEMSPRERQGLGSLLEALEQEKIRLLRRCY; via the exons ATGGCTTTCGAGGCCGAATTCCTCGATCTCATGGCATCAGCAGGGATCCAAACTGTCGACGCAGACGTGCGCACAGAAAAAAAGGAGTTCGACGAGGATTTCCTCCAAATCGTCGACTCCCTGGGCATCCAGAGAGACGCAACCCTGAGCA TCCCGAGGAGGCTGCTGGAGACAGAAGTGAACGCGTTGGCACGCTTCTGCGTGGACTTCCACATAAGACTTGTGTCTGGCGAGCAACTCCGCGGCTGCCTGGGCGTGGCGCCAAGGCAGCTGGGCAAGGGCGGCTTCGGCACCACCTTCCTAAACCTTGAGAAGGAGCTGGTGGTGAAACAGGCCCAGAACCTGGAGGCTTTCCGCAGCTTCATCGTGGAAGCGAAGGCGATGACGCTAATGGCCGAACACGACGGGTTCCAGCGCCTCGTGGGCGTGTGTCCGGAGAGGATGTGCATGGTCACCAGGTACGCCGGCCACACCCTCGACGCCCACGTGCTCGGCCGCCTGCACACGGAGCAAAGGATGTCTGTTGTGAGGCAGGTGTGCAACATCGTGCAAAGCATGCACAAGCACGGCCTCGCCCACAACGACATCAAGCCAGCCAACGTGTGCGTGCGGATGGGCGCGGGGGGAGCCCGGGTCACCGTCATTGACTTCGGTCTGACCATGGTGGCCGGGACGCTGCCGAGGCTGCAGATCCAGTGGAACCCACGCCTGCCCTACGCCCCCGAGATCTGCGGGAGCGAGAGGAAGGGCCCGTGCGGCTGCCTCTCCGACGTGTACGCCGTGGGCAAGCTGCTGCAGTTCGTCTTCAGCGGGAATCAGCAGATGCCGCAGCTGCTGAGGCGCTGGTTCTCCAAGAGCCAGGAGATGAGCCCGAGGGAGCGCCAGGGCCTGGGCTCGCTGCTGGAGGCCCTTGAGCAGGAGAAAATCCGCCTGCTCCGCCGCTGCTACTGA